From Rhodopseudomonas palustris:
GGCGGCTTCTGGCTGATGCGCTATGTCGACGTCACGCCGCGGGTGAGGCGGATGCTCGACGCGCTGCCCGGGTCGATCATCGTCGCCGCGGCGCTGCCGGTCGCGGTCAATGGCGGACCCATCGTGATGTTTGCACTCGCCGCGGCGATGGCGGTCAGCATCATCCGCCGCAACGACTTCATCGCGGTGATTACCGGTATGACCGTAGCGGCACTGGCAAGAGCGCTCGGCTTCGGCGGGTAGTTGCGGTCTCGCTGTTCACTTCATTGCGCAAAGCGCTCGGCTGTAAGGGCTTGCCTTCGTCTCTGAATAGGTGTTCACTTTTTTCACTGATTTGGGGCCGGCGGTTTCGCCGTGCCTTTGCCCCAAGATCTTGATGAGCGACCACTTTCCGATCCCGTCCGGAATCGGAACGCTCGATCCCGAGACGAGAGCGCCATGGTTTATCGGCGGACCAATCAGGTCGTGAAGCGGCTGGCTGCACGTCGCAGCGCCATTCTTGCTGCCGCGCGCGAGACCGCAGTCGAAGGCGGGATGGCGGCGGTTCAGATCGCGCCTGTCGCGAACCGCGCCAGCGTCGCGGCTGGAACCGTTTACCGGTACTTCCCCTCCAAGGCCGATTTGATTTCCGAACTGATCGCGGACGTGTCCCGCGACGAACTCGCAGCGATCCGCCGCGCCGCAGACGCTGCACCCGGTCCGTCCTCGGCGCTTGCCGCCGCGGTGACGACGGTCGCGGTGCATGTGCTGTCGCATCGCAAGCTCGCCTGGGGGATTCTCGCCGAGCCGGTCGATGTCGACGTCTCTGCGTCGCGG
This genomic window contains:
- a CDS encoding helix-turn-helix domain-containing protein yields the protein MVYRRTNQVVKRLAARRSAILAAARETAVEGGMAAVQIAPVANRASVAAGTVYRYFPSKADLISELIADVSRDELAAIRRAADAAPGPSSALAAAVTTVAVHVLSHRKLAWGILAEPVDVDVSASRLASRQEIAGEIESRISAAVRAGHLPAQDTALAATALLGAVHESLVGPLAPDNLDDPAKLRDAVQTVTLLALRAVGVMDARARGLVVQAVVPSRTLVGA
- a CDS encoding AzlD domain-containing protein, which codes for MSEFLRSDVMMAFAVMTAVTVASRLGGFWLMRYVDVTPRVRRMLDALPGSIIVAAALPVAVNGGPIVMFALAAAMAVSIIRRNDFIAVITGMTVAALARALGFGG